In one window of Maribacter dokdonensis DSW-8 DNA:
- a CDS encoding ABC transporter ATP-binding protein, with amino-acid sequence MITIENLSKIYGSQQVLNIENLEIPTGQSFGLVGNNGAGKTTLFSLLLDLIQPTTGHIINNEVQVNTSENWKPFTSSFIDETFLIGYLTPEEYFYFIGDLRGQNKADVDALLAQYQDFFHGEILGQKKYLRDLSKGNQKKAGIVASFIGNPKVVILDEPFANLDPTTQIRLKQIIKDLAAQQDVTVLVSSHDLIHVTEVCERIVVLNKGEVVKDIETSAETLKELEVFFGSEKAEVVVE; translated from the coding sequence ATGATTACAATAGAAAATTTATCAAAAATATATGGTTCACAACAAGTATTGAATATAGAGAACCTAGAAATACCAACAGGACAAAGTTTTGGATTGGTAGGTAATAACGGTGCAGGTAAAACAACCCTTTTTAGTTTGTTGCTAGACCTAATACAACCAACTACCGGTCATATTATTAATAACGAGGTACAAGTAAACACCAGTGAAAATTGGAAACCGTTTACCTCTTCCTTTATTGATGAAACCTTTTTGATCGGGTATTTGACTCCAGAAGAATATTTTTATTTCATAGGGGACCTACGTGGACAAAATAAAGCCGATGTAGACGCACTCTTGGCACAATACCAAGACTTTTTTCATGGAGAAATATTAGGTCAAAAGAAATACTTGAGAGATTTATCTAAAGGAAACCAGAAGAAAGCCGGTATTGTAGCTTCATTTATTGGGAACCCCAAAGTTGTTATTTTAGACGAGCCGTTTGCAAATTTAGATCCCACAACACAAATACGTCTTAAACAGATCATTAAAGATTTGGCTGCACAGCAAGATGTAACGGTATTGGTTTCTAGTCATGATCTAATTCATGTAACCGAAGTATGTGAGCGTATTGTTGTACTGAACAAAGGTGAGGTAGTCAAAGACATTGAAACATCTGCCGAGACTTTGAAAGAATTAGAAGTCTTTTTTGGGTCTGAAAAGGCTGAGGTTGTTGTGGAATAA